A window of the Phoenix dactylifera cultivar Barhee BC4 unplaced genomic scaffold, palm_55x_up_171113_PBpolish2nd_filt_p 000076F, whole genome shotgun sequence genome harbors these coding sequences:
- the LOC103716450 gene encoding protein TIME FOR COFFEE-like, which produces MAAVNGGVSRRRQRSSSLRDSPEEDGGMELAETTRLRDRGSKKDRDRDRSSRSKRRRGERMLHGNNRDEGDDSSEESVDEEEEDEEDDVSVAVRLPPPAPPPPNPASSFSSLPQSNHHHNHQQQNRKSFPTKVSTRTPPVWKPDEMIGFSVPRKARSASTKRSHECWVSGGSGSGEQVPRQAPASPSRLSPASTTQISPSSNATARKKMKPMSGPKHRPPKVSKSPSLIEEDIEIEVAEVLFGMTRQFQCPPKQENSKIDSKEMNGSAGNESKSRVSSPNAISPPPPVSQTSVLPPSNSTSNPSSLSAIAPKRKRPRPVKFEDESPTSPVGLDAPPSTSVSSSAKLESEQPGKTEASSPRSEKNTASPAIENGGGSIDVSVPQVAATALDVQQESAKTENNSVPDAKLLKGELNGQNRTESRKEAASPAKETSCADLDVNHVEETAAKRSPTADSVREEKFNIDLMVPPPERDELCDFDAYLKSQVPEIDMVSKISREKKEEGKAVERTTQTDEIPADDRKVEKSTKEESNSNSKKQMGKERTFDLQLDLEKPDKDSLDGGRLPFQKQQPKVPKSEPEPERTASSASVPMPMAVAGWPGSFPSFGYMGQVPSLQAAVPMDGTPGSSSILQPPSFLSPQPRPKRCATHCYIAQNISYHLRLAKINPFWPAAAGSTPPIYGVKPYNLNAVPPADAFAGGFPGRNASSFQDNKRAAASVSALSVPPSKEMMPSAKHSTAEAPQRKQQGHQQPPQPGSAANSLPGPAFVFPLNQQQAAAAAVAAAATRSGVSKSTPGPPSSGASSSAVMGSATGGPAAPMSLSFASLPPNETQYLAILQNNAYPFPIPAHVAGAPPYRGASPGQAMPFFYPSQVLHPSQLQQQGLQQPPHAQQGRQNTSTSSGSSSSQKHLQQPQQALGGGASGGGNSLGFPATNQRQHLLPHQARQQESDKGLEDSPSTADSRVSQAQKSIYSHSFAMPIYSQNFALMSNASTAGALGTVGGHSDKQSLHHHQQQPLQNQTSSQAFPMPFAFSGAGAAPPGLDFPSMAQKHALFQSFPEQARHGYHHFATAADQAAQQKKAMEDGKPAADLMNASAAPEEERKMMAGSKAPASGSQHCLNFSKPDSEPPISSIIGNSVIESSSRTLNLIPAASNAGRTANRSGGAAPLTTLAATASVNLSNSQQQQQLQQQLFLLQRQQQLQNLHQQQQQRHLASTHVKSSTSSNGASVYSDRLPGGSTKYPQTLPNFPQSLIQGGSPTQSPQWKASAARSGTPAPAPAPSPAQSVVKNNHLLQQQPSSRASQQHLPAAGHQTQVSFGVNSMKTVSTGGQHHSGATGNPSPSPSATPMAVGSPSNSLSKTAGGSPRASASAKPGQPATAVPLPPQSSAKSSASSSSCKSSPARNQNVPSILGHPHITSAPSSGSKPHQTQQQPQQFARPHPFPNAPLMFSNVYPLLQARSPQANAAAAAAAAAGYYQRHPSEQQLPQQSQQQHQHQPNASAASTGMLALGGPSALMMAGASTTNDPAKAGGAAAASNMKGFSPPGVMHAAQLAAAAQSAAGAPHHIIPGSFPYMMPPVPVKPAADQKPAAA; this is translated from the exons ATGGCGGCTGTGAACGGTGGGGTgtcgaggaggaggcagaggagcAGCAGCTTGAGAGACTCTCCTG AGGAGGATGGAGGGATGGAGTTGGCGGAGACGACGAGGCTCCGGGATCGAGGGAGCAAGAAGGATCGGGATCGGGATAGATCTAGCCGGtccaagaggaggagaggcgAGCGGATGCTGCACGGGAACAACAGAGACGAAGGGGATGATAGCTCCGAAGAGAGCgtcgacgaggaggaggaggacgaggaggacGACGTGTCCGTGGCCGTCCGGCTGCCGCCGCCGGCTCCTCCTCCGCCGAATCCGGCTTCCTCGTTCTCTTCCCTACCTCAGAGCAACCACCATCACAACCACCAGCAGCAGAACCGGAAGAGTTTTCCAACCAAGGTCTCGACGAGGACTCCGCCGGTCTGGAAGCCAGACGAGATGATCGGATTCTCGGTGCCGAGAAAAGCCCGGTCAG CTTCTACGAAAAGGTCACATGAATGTTGGGTTTCAGGTGGCTCTGGAAGTGGAGAGCAGGTTCCACGGCAAGCTCCGGCCTCTCCGTCGAGGCTTAGCCCTGCCTCTACCACCCAGATCTCACCCTCCTCCAACGCCACCGCTCGCAAGAAGATG AAACCGATGAGTGGACCCAAGCACCGGCCACCGAAGGTCTCCAAGTCGCCGTCTTTGATCGAGGAGGATATCGAGATCGAGGTCGCTGAGGTGTTGTTTGGGATGACGAGGCAATTCCAATGCCCGCCGAAGCAGGAGAACTCCAAGATTGATTCCAAGGAAATGAATGGCAGTGCGGGCAACGAATCTAAGTCGAGAGTCTCCTCACCAAACGcgatctctcctcctcccccaGTATCCCAGACATCTGTTCTTCCTCCCTCGAATTCTACCTCTAATCCCAGTTCCTTGTCTGCTATTG CTCCGAAGAGGAAACGGCCAAGGCCTGTTAAATTTGAGGATGAAAGCCCTACGAGTCCTGTTGGCCTAGACGCTCCTCCAAGCACATCTGTGTCTTCTTCAGCTAAGTTGGAATCTGAGCAACCGGGGAAGACCGAGGCTTCGTCGCCCAGATCAGAGAAGAACACTGCTTCTCCTGCCATCGAGAACGGTGGCGGTTCAATTGATGTCTCTGTCCCTCAGGTGGCTGCGACCGCTTTGGATGTACAGCAAGAATCGGCAAAGACGGAGAACAATTCAGTTCCTGATGCGAAGCTCTTGAAGGGAGAACTGAATGGCCAGAATCGGACAGAGAGCCGTAAAGAAGCTGCTTCACCTGCAAAGGAGACTTCCTGTGCCGATTTGGATGTCAATCATGTTGAAGAAACTGCAGCAAAGAG ATCTCCAACGGCTGACAGCGTTCGGGAAGAGAAGTTTAATATTGATCTTATG GTTCCTCCTCCAGAAAGGGATGAATTGTGTGATTTCGATGCATATCTCAAGTCGCAAGTTCCAGAGATTGACATG gTGTCAAAAATAAgcagggagaagaaggaagaaggaaaggcGGTGGAGAGAACAACCCAAACAGATGAAATTCCTGCGGACGACCGGAAGGTTGAGAAATCCACCAAggaggaatccaattcaaattcAAAGAAGCAGATGGGTAAGGAGAGGACTTTTGACCTGCAACTTGATTTGGAGAAGCCAGATAAGGACAGCCTTGATGGTGGCAGGCTGCCGTTCCAGAAGCAGCAACCAAAAGTCCCTAAATCAGAGCCTGAACCAGAGAGGACTG CATCATCTGCTTCCGTGCCTATGCCGATGGCTGTCGCAGGCTGGCCTGGAAGCTTTCCATCTTTCGG GTATATGGGTCAAGTCCCCTCTCTGCAAGCAGCCGTTCCAATGGATGGAACGCCAGGGTCTTCTAGTATCTTGCAG CCTCCTAGCTTCCTTTCGCCGCAGCCCCGCCCAAAGCGCTGTGCTACACACTGCTACATTGCACAGAACATatcctaccatctgcgacttgCAAAGATTAATCCTTTTTGGCCTGCAGCAGCCGGCAGCACGCCACCTATCTACGGGGTCAAGCCATACAATCTCAATGCTGTGCCACCGGCAGATGCATTCGCCGGCGGCTTCCCGGGAAGGAATGCGAGCTCCTTTCAAGACAATAAGAGGGCGGCTGCATCAGTGTCTGCGCTCTCCGTGCCTCCCTCAAAGGAGATGATGCCATCGGCCAAACATAGTACCGCAGAAGCTCCCCAGAGGAAGCAGCAAGGCCACCAGCAGCCACCGCAGCCTGGATCGGCAGCCAATTCTCTA CCTGGCCCTGCATTCGTTTTCCCTCTCAACCAGCAGCAGGCTGCTGCAGCTGCCGTGGCCGCTGCTGCCACCCGATCTGGTGTGTCAAAATCTACTCCAGGGCCGCCGTCTTCTGGTGCCTCTTCTTCAGCAGTGATGGGCTCGGCAACTGGCGGACCGGCAGCACCCATGAGCTTAAGCTTTGCGAGCTTGCCCCCAAATGAGACGCAGTACCTGGCTATATTACAGAACAATGCGTACCCTTTTCCTATTCCTGCTCATGTTGCAGGAGCTCCACCTTATAGAGGAGCAAGTCCTGGCCAAGCAATGCCCTTCTTCTACCCTTCCCAGGTGCTCCACCCGTCGCAACTCCAACAGCAGGGACTGCAACAACCTCCCCATGCCCAACAAGGCCGCCAGAATACGAGCACATCGAGTGGATCATCATCCTCCCAGAAGCACCTGCAGCAGCCACAGCAGGCTTTGGGAGGTGGAGCCAGTGGTGGCGGGAATTCACTTGGTTTTCCAGCCACAAACCAGAGGCAGCACCTGCTCCCCCACCAGGCTCGGCAGCAGGAGTCTGATAAGGGATTGGAAGACAGCCCCTCCACCGCGGATAGTAGGGTTTCTCAAGCACAGAAGAGCATCTACAGCCACAGCTTTGCAATGCCGATTTATTCTCAGAATTTTGCCTTGATGTCTAATGCCAGCACCGCTGGTGCATTGGGCACTGTTGGGGGACACAGTGACAAGCAATCTTTGCATCATCATCAGCAGCAACCACTACAGAACCAGACATCGTCCCAAGCTTTTCCAATGCCCTTTGCATTTAGTGGGGCTGGAGCAGCTCCACCGGGCCTTGACTTCCCTTCCATGGCACAAAAACATGCCCTTTTTCAGAGCTTCCCAGAGCAAGCGAGGCATGGATACCACCACTTCGCCACAGCTGCTGACCAAGCAGCGCAGCAGAAAAAGGCCATGGAAGATGGGAAGCCTGCTGCGGACTTGATGAATGCAAGTGCTGCGCctgaagaggagaggaagatgaTGGCCGGCAGCAAAGCTCCAGCTAGTGGTTCACAGCATTGCCTTAACTTCTCCAAACCAGATAGCGAGCCTCCCATTTCTTCTATCATTGGCAACAGTGTCATTGAGAGCTCATCTCGAACACTGAATCTCATTCCAGCTGCTTCAAATGCTGGTCGAACTGCAAACCGGTCCGGTGGTGCCGCTCCCTTGACCACATTGGCTGCCACGGCTTCGGTCAACCTTTCCAATTCCCAGCAACAGCAACAGCTGCAGCAGCAGCTATTTCTGCTTCAAAGGCAGCAGCAGCTTCAGAATCTgcaccagcagcagcagcagcgacATCTTGCATCAACCCATGTGAAGTCCTCTACATCAAGCAACGGTGCAAGTGTTTACTCCGATCGTCTCCCTGGAGGCTCTACCAAGTACCCACAAACTCTTCCCAATTTCCCTCAATCTCTCATCCAAGGAGGCAGCCCCACCCAGTCACCGCAATGGAAGGCCTCCGCTGCGAGATCCGGCACGCCTGCCCCCGCCCCTGCCCCTTCTCCTGCCCAGTCGGTAGTGAAGAACAACCATCTCCTTCAGCAACAACCTAGTAGTAGAGCGTCCCAGCAGCATCTTCCCGCCGCAGGCCACCAAACTCAGGTATCTTTTGGTGTGAACTCGATGAAAACGGTATCCACTGGAGGACAGCACCACTCCGGGGCAACCGGCAATCCATCTCCATCTCCATCTGCCACTCCCATGGCTGTTGGCTCCCCCTCAAATTCACTTTCTAAGACCGCCGGCGGCAGTCCCCGGGCTTCGGCAAGCGCAAAACCCGGTCAGCCAGCAACCGCAGTGCCTCTTCCCCCACAATCATCTGCCAAGAGTTCTGCGTCGAGTTCAAGCTGCAAGTCATCGCCGGCAAGGAATCAAAACGTTCCATCGATTCTGGGCCATCCCCACATTACTTCTGCCCCTAGCTCTGGTTCTAAACCCCACCAGACGCAGCAGCAGCCTCAGCAGTTCGCTAGACCGCATCCATTCCCTAATGCTCCGCTCATGTTTTCCAACGTCTACCCGCTGCTTCAAGCACGGTCTCCTCAAGCCAACGCTGCCGCGGCTGCAGCTGCTGCTGCCGGGTACTACCAGAGACACCCATCTGAACAACAGCTACCACAACAGTCTCAGCAGCAGCATCAACACCAGCCAAACGCGTCAGCAGCCTCCACCGGGATGCTTGCCCTCGGCGGCCCTTCTGCTCTAATGATGGCTGGTGCCTCCACGACAAACGACCCTGCAAAGGCTGGGGGAGCTGCCGCTGCAAGCAACATGAAGGGATTTTCCCCTCCAGGCGTTATGCATGCTGCGCAGCTTGCTGCGGCTGCCCAGTCTGCTGCTGGCGCTCCCCACCATATTATCCCCGGCTCATTCCCTTATATGATGCCGCCGGTCCCCGTGAAGCCTGCAGCTGATCAGAAGCCTGCAGCTG Cctga